In one window of Fodinibius salicampi DNA:
- a CDS encoding MBL fold metallo-hydrolase, with protein sequence MNITTPGYQGILLPDLDIGFDYSGSHSNYTFISHAHADHMPRGSRSHIYCTPNTRKLILKRGFKGTSETLEFEQPLETEYARITFYPAGHILGSAMVFVESDQGNVLYTGDYRTPPSPASEGFILPDKAIDYFITEATFGLPIYKWDSHDYLAKETRQFVSKALNDGYTPVFLAYDLGKAQEVMQMLAPLKHLVQVTESAFSLCRVYEEAGFDLGNYEIYDPYSCEGKILITTTGAINDGFASSILKKRIAYCSGWAVHTSNRSYVTADKRIALSDHLDFFELIRLCKKLNPKKVYLTHTPNPDVVQHYLDNLNIESQLLI encoded by the coding sequence ATGAATATTACCACTCCGGGTTATCAGGGCATCCTGTTGCCGGATCTGGATATCGGATTCGACTACAGTGGCAGCCACTCCAATTACACCTTTATTTCGCATGCGCATGCCGACCACATGCCACGCGGCAGCAGATCCCACATTTACTGTACACCCAATACCCGCAAGCTGATACTAAAACGCGGGTTTAAAGGTACGTCCGAAACGCTCGAATTTGAACAACCGCTGGAAACGGAGTATGCCCGGATCACCTTTTATCCCGCCGGACATATTTTGGGTTCGGCTATGGTTTTTGTGGAATCTGATCAAGGAAATGTGCTCTATACGGGCGACTACCGCACACCTCCTTCTCCGGCTTCGGAAGGATTTATACTTCCTGACAAAGCGATCGATTACTTTATTACTGAAGCTACTTTCGGCCTTCCCATCTACAAGTGGGATTCACATGACTACCTGGCCAAAGAGACACGACAGTTTGTTTCTAAAGCATTGAACGATGGCTATACTCCGGTATTCCTGGCTTATGATTTGGGTAAAGCACAAGAAGTGATGCAAATGCTGGCTCCCCTGAAGCATCTGGTCCAAGTAACAGAATCCGCCTTTTCTCTCTGCCGGGTATATGAGGAAGCGGGCTTTGATCTGGGAAACTATGAAATATATGATCCCTACTCCTGCGAAGGAAAAATTCTAATTACAACTACCGGGGCGATAAACGATGGTTTTGCATCGTCCATTTTAAAAAAACGCATTGCCTACTGCTCGGGATGGGCCGTGCATACCTCCAACCGTTCATACGTCACCGCTGACAAGCGAATAGCACTTTCTGATCACCTGGATTTTTTTGAACTCATTCGCTTGTGCAAAAAACTAAACCCCAAAAAGGTATATCTCACTCATACCCCTAATCCCGATGTAGTACAACATTATCTGGATAATCTGAATATTGAATCACAGCTGTTAATCTGA
- a CDS encoding TerC family protein, producing MEHSLLLWAVFNVFIIIMLIIDLAVFHKKDTEESIREALIWTGVWIALALVFGVGVYYYMGSQTALDYYTGYLIEKSLSVDNIFVFLLVFSYFNVPAKYQHKVLFWGIFGALVMRFFFIFAGVALIERFHWIIYIFGGFLVFTGIKLALDKDKEVHPERNPVLKLFRKFVPTTKGYHGSRFFIRKMGKLYATPLFIVLIVIETTDLVFAIDSIPAILAITRDEFIVYSSNAFAILGLRALYFAVSGIMRLFHYLHYGLSLILVFVGIKMLTEEFFHIPTPYALAFIALTLTISIVASILYPQEEEIVPEELEQKQPTSQDK from the coding sequence GTGGAACACTCGCTACTGCTCTGGGCCGTATTTAATGTCTTTATTATCATAATGCTGATAATAGACTTGGCGGTCTTTCATAAAAAAGACACCGAAGAAAGTATCAGAGAGGCGCTCATCTGGACGGGCGTTTGGATTGCATTAGCCCTTGTCTTCGGTGTTGGTGTGTACTACTACATGGGTTCTCAAACTGCCCTCGACTACTATACCGGCTATCTTATCGAGAAATCCCTGAGCGTTGACAATATCTTTGTTTTCCTGCTGGTCTTCTCCTATTTCAATGTGCCCGCAAAATATCAGCACAAGGTACTCTTCTGGGGGATTTTCGGAGCTCTTGTCATGCGATTTTTCTTCATCTTTGCCGGGGTTGCACTCATCGAACGCTTCCACTGGATTATCTACATATTTGGTGGCTTCCTGGTGTTTACGGGTATTAAGCTGGCCCTTGACAAGGATAAGGAAGTCCATCCCGAACGTAATCCGGTGCTGAAGTTATTCCGTAAATTCGTTCCCACAACCAAAGGGTATCATGGTTCCCGCTTTTTCATTCGGAAAATGGGCAAGCTCTATGCGACACCTCTATTCATTGTTTTGATCGTCATCGAGACCACCGACCTCGTTTTTGCCATCGATTCTATTCCAGCAATTTTAGCGATTACCCGCGACGAATTCATTGTGTACAGTTCAAATGCCTTTGCTATCCTTGGGTTACGGGCCCTCTATTTTGCCGTATCGGGTATTATGAGGCTGTTCCATTATTTGCACTACGGACTCTCTCTTATCCTCGTCTTTGTGGGTATAAAGATGCTGACGGAGGAGTTCTTTCATATTCCCACCCCCTATGCCCTGGCTTTTATCGCTCTCACGCTTACAATTTCAATTGTAGCTTCTATTCTTTATCCGCAGGAGGAAGAAATTGTACCAGAAGAACTGGAACAAAAGCAGCCAACATCACAAGATAAATAA
- a CDS encoding hydrogen peroxide-inducible genes activator: MTLTQLSYIVAVDRYRHFATAAEKSYVTQPTLSMQIHKLEDELGITIFDRSKSPVIPTEIGEKIIEQAQIILKQSKHIEDIASLSDDHLRGTFRIGIIPTVAPYLLPLFLRNFRDHYPDVQLIIEEVVTDELLGLLDDDYLDIGIIATPADRGHIFEEELYYEPFIGYVAQSHPLAEKKFLTVEDLEVANIWLLNEGHCFRDQTVKLCKKFRKNKLDNPDIEFESGNLETLKQLVEQNFGMTLLPYLAQNQIDRQCTNAYIRHFKDPVPRRKVRMVYGREYLKQNIIKAFKQEIMDAVPDELKGEQEGLLVE, translated from the coding sequence ATGACACTTACGCAACTTTCTTATATAGTAGCCGTTGACCGTTACCGACATTTCGCTACGGCAGCAGAAAAATCGTACGTTACCCAACCCACCCTTAGTATGCAGATTCACAAGCTTGAAGATGAGTTGGGCATTACGATCTTTGATCGTTCGAAATCTCCGGTAATTCCTACTGAAATTGGAGAGAAAATTATAGAACAGGCCCAAATAATCCTAAAGCAGTCTAAGCATATTGAGGATATAGCTTCTCTCTCAGACGACCATTTGCGCGGAACTTTCAGGATTGGAATTATCCCAACCGTAGCGCCCTACCTATTACCACTCTTCCTGCGTAATTTCAGAGATCACTATCCGGATGTACAGCTTATTATTGAAGAGGTTGTTACAGATGAATTGCTGGGCTTACTAGATGACGACTATCTTGATATCGGTATCATTGCTACTCCGGCTGACCGGGGACATATCTTTGAAGAAGAACTATACTATGAACCTTTTATAGGTTATGTAGCTCAAAGCCATCCCTTGGCCGAAAAAAAGTTTTTAACGGTAGAGGACCTCGAAGTTGCCAATATCTGGTTGCTGAACGAAGGACACTGTTTCCGGGACCAAACGGTAAAGCTCTGCAAGAAGTTCAGAAAAAACAAGCTTGATAATCCGGATATTGAATTTGAGAGTGGAAACCTTGAGACTCTAAAACAGCTGGTAGAACAAAATTTTGGTATGACGTTATTACCCTACCTGGCACAAAACCAAATTGACAGGCAGTGTACCAACGCATATATCCGTCATTTCAAAGATCCGGTGCCACGCCGAAAGGTACGTATGGTATACGGGCGGGAGTATCTGAAACAAAATATTATCAAAGCTTTTAAGCAGGAAATTATGGACGCCGTTCCAGATGAGCTCAAGGGGGAACAAGAGGGATTGCTGGTAGAATAA
- a CDS encoding acylphosphatase, whose amino-acid sequence MQQAHVFIEGRVQGVGFRHFTKVNAEEVGVYGWVKNLPDGRVEAVFAGPMDHIREMVNRCEQGPGSSRVDDIDVEVEEADEEYDTFEIRYH is encoded by the coding sequence ATGCAACAAGCGCACGTATTCATTGAAGGAAGAGTTCAAGGAGTAGGATTTCGTCATTTTACCAAGGTTAATGCTGAAGAGGTAGGCGTCTATGGGTGGGTTAAAAACCTGCCTGACGGACGAGTAGAAGCGGTCTTTGCGGGACCGATGGATCATATCCGGGAAATGGTAAACCGCTGTGAACAGGGACCCGGTTCCAGCCGCGTCGACGATATAGATGTGGAGGTGGAAGAGGCTGACGAGGAATATGATACTTTTGAGATCCGTTATCACTGA
- the thpR gene encoding RNA 2',3'-cyclic phosphodiesterase gives MRLFIAAPLPEEVREKVSGLYQPMDGLRWQPQSQFHITLKFLGKTDREQLPELIRRLNNTSYSAFQITISGFGIFPEKGRPKILWIGIASPGLLKDLQKKIEQQCVEMGFKAEDRPFVPHITLARIKGTSKRDVMSFVNQHKKVRFPEVPVNKFVLYESKLHPDGAVHEKVEEFPLSAD, from the coding sequence ATGCGTTTATTTATAGCTGCTCCACTGCCCGAAGAGGTCCGGGAAAAGGTATCGGGATTGTATCAGCCAATGGATGGATTGCGATGGCAGCCGCAAAGCCAGTTCCATATCACCCTCAAATTTTTAGGAAAAACTGATCGCGAACAGCTACCTGAACTCATCCGGAGATTAAATAACACCAGTTACTCCGCTTTTCAGATAACGATCAGCGGATTTGGCATTTTCCCGGAAAAAGGACGACCCAAGATACTTTGGATAGGCATTGCCAGCCCGGGACTGCTGAAGGATCTCCAGAAAAAGATCGAGCAACAATGTGTTGAAATGGGATTTAAAGCGGAAGATCGACCTTTTGTACCCCATATAACATTAGCCCGCATCAAAGGGACCTCCAAGCGTGATGTGATGTCTTTTGTAAATCAACATAAGAAGGTGCGATTTCCAGAGGTGCCCGTTAATAAGTTTGTTTTATATGAAAGCAAGCTGCATCCGGATGGGGCTGTTCACGAGAAAGTAGAAGAGTTTCCACTTAGTGCGGACTAA
- a CDS encoding TIGR04283 family arsenosugar biosynthesis glycosyltransferase, with the protein MSISVIIPTYNEADTISETIEKVRRASDKQLTEIIVADGGSTDGTVQQAEAMNVRTLKSPKKGRAAQMNHGAKQARGDILYFLHADTHPPSHFDTSIKKAQENGYESGCFQLTFDHNHPLLRFYAWFTRFDIDLFRFGDQSLFINRTIFDQIGGFREDYIVMEDQEITRRIKKHSSFIILDNSVTTSAQKYQRNGIIKLQLVFSLILFLYYLGADQKQLTAIYKCFID; encoded by the coding sequence ATGAGCATCAGCGTTATTATTCCTACTTACAATGAAGCTGATACTATCTCAGAGACTATAGAGAAAGTGCGTAGAGCCAGTGACAAGCAACTGACCGAAATTATTGTGGCAGATGGAGGAAGCACCGATGGTACTGTGCAGCAAGCAGAAGCGATGAATGTCAGAACGCTTAAAAGCCCCAAAAAAGGCCGGGCAGCCCAAATGAATCATGGAGCAAAGCAAGCCCGGGGAGACATACTCTATTTTTTACACGCCGACACACATCCCCCTTCTCATTTCGACACCTCTATAAAAAAGGCTCAAGAAAACGGTTACGAGTCCGGTTGTTTCCAGCTCACCTTTGACCATAACCATCCCCTGTTGCGATTTTATGCATGGTTTACCCGCTTCGATATTGACTTGTTCCGCTTCGGAGATCAAAGTCTATTTATCAATCGAACGATATTTGACCAAATCGGAGGCTTCAGGGAAGACTATATCGTGATGGAAGACCAAGAAATCACACGACGTATCAAGAAACATTCTTCTTTTATAATACTTGACAACTCCGTAACAACTTCCGCCCAAAAATACCAGCGAAACGGTATCATAAAACTGCAGTTGGTTTTCAGCCTGATTCTTTTCCTCTATTATCTGGGAGCGGACCAAAAGCAGCTGACAGCGATCTATAAATGCTTCATTGATTAG
- a CDS encoding TIGR04282 family arsenosugar biosynthesis glycosyltransferase → MDNGNTNINGEGQVLMVFTKNPKLGKVKTRLARTIGEEQALSVYKELLRLTKSVTDPLQVTKQLWYSSFISRNDIWPGDIYDKRLQKGRDLGKRMQHAFQKAFDESFEKAVIIGSDCSALTTDIIRQAFRALDNHRVVIGPARDGGYYLLGMSEYYPEVFTNKSWSTPSVFEKTIEQLREMDISYSLLPMLNDIDTLEDLKASKLSHEL, encoded by the coding sequence ATGGACAATGGAAATACAAATATTAACGGAGAGGGGCAGGTACTTATGGTTTTTACCAAAAACCCGAAATTGGGAAAGGTAAAAACACGTCTGGCCCGAACTATTGGCGAAGAACAGGCCCTTTCGGTCTATAAAGAATTGCTTAGACTTACAAAATCGGTTACGGATCCACTGCAGGTTACCAAACAGCTTTGGTATTCTTCATTTATTAGCCGTAATGATATTTGGCCCGGTGATATTTATGACAAACGACTTCAAAAAGGCAGAGACTTGGGCAAGCGAATGCAGCATGCATTCCAAAAGGCATTTGATGAGTCATTTGAAAAAGCGGTGATCATCGGAAGCGACTGCAGCGCCCTTACCACTGATATTATCCGACAGGCCTTCCGGGCACTGGATAACCATCGCGTTGTTATTGGTCCTGCCCGGGACGGTGGGTATTACCTGCTGGGAATGTCGGAATACTATCCTGAAGTTTTTACAAACAAGTCATGGAGCACCCCTTCGGTCTTTGAAAAGACCATTGAACAGCTCCGCGAAATGGATATATCCTATTCACTGTTGCCAATGCTCAATGATATCGATACACTGGAAGACCTCAAGGCTTCAAAACTCTCCCATGAACTATGA
- the arsS gene encoding arsenosugar biosynthesis radical SAM (seleno)protein ArsS (Some members of this family are selenoproteins.): protein MKSLKTLNHNLSDPAYQLHVLNNHSESLRQQPKFEEKLKDINLFPLRPTGIEIFQVNLGYMCNMTCKHCHVDAGPDRTEVMSKETLQHCLEALRHSDISTVDLTGGAPEMNPHFRWFLEEVSELGKDVIVRSNLTILTTAPKYQALPEFFAEHQVEVTCSLPFYNKSRTDRQRGEGTYDRSIKALKKLNDIGYGKEETELELNLVYNPAGAFLPGGQEGLENEFKRQLARKHDITFNNLFTITNLPISRYLNFLLESGNLDEYMDKLITSFNPAAAKGVMCRNTISVGWDGTLYDCDFNQMLEMPVEEDAPRHISEWNESELNSREIRINQHCFGCTAGAGSSCGGATT from the coding sequence ATCAAATCCCTTAAAACGCTTAATCACAATCTCTCCGATCCGGCTTACCAGCTGCACGTTCTTAATAACCATTCGGAATCTTTGCGTCAACAGCCAAAATTTGAGGAAAAGCTAAAAGATATTAACCTCTTTCCGCTCCGTCCAACAGGTATTGAGATCTTTCAAGTCAATCTGGGATATATGTGTAACATGACCTGCAAACACTGTCACGTGGATGCGGGTCCGGATCGGACCGAAGTTATGAGCAAGGAAACTTTACAGCACTGCCTGGAAGCACTTCGGCACTCCGATATATCCACGGTTGACTTAACGGGAGGCGCACCGGAGATGAATCCCCATTTTCGTTGGTTCCTCGAGGAAGTTTCTGAGCTTGGTAAAGATGTTATTGTCAGATCCAACCTGACAATTCTCACAACAGCTCCGAAGTACCAGGCCCTGCCGGAGTTTTTTGCCGAGCACCAGGTGGAAGTCACTTGTTCACTCCCTTTTTATAACAAATCGCGAACTGATCGCCAGCGGGGCGAAGGAACCTACGACCGTTCCATCAAAGCTCTAAAAAAGCTCAACGACATTGGATATGGCAAGGAGGAAACAGAACTGGAACTGAACCTGGTGTACAATCCAGCAGGAGCATTTCTGCCCGGCGGACAGGAGGGGCTTGAAAATGAATTCAAGCGACAGCTTGCCCGCAAACACGACATCACCTTTAACAACTTGTTCACCATTACCAACCTCCCGATCAGCCGTTATCTTAACTTTCTATTGGAATCCGGAAATCTGGATGAATATATGGATAAGCTTATTACCTCTTTTAATCCCGCAGCGGCCAAAGGGGTCATGTGCCGCAATACAATATCAGTGGGATGGGATGGAACCCTTTACGATTGTGATTTTAACCAGATGTTAGAGATGCCGGTGGAAGAGGATGCACCAAGACACATTAGCGAGTGGAATGAATCTGAACTCAACAGCCGTGAGATAAGGATAAATCAGCACTGTTTTGGCTGTACAGCAGGTGCCGGGAGCAGCTGTGGAGGCGCAACAACCTAA
- a CDS encoding arsenosugar biosynthesis-associated peroxidase-like protein gives MSDTYYNPKDLKKFEDVGEFGPELAEKFFDYYGAVFEEGALSAREKALIALAVSHTVQCPYCIDAYTSESLEKGASEEQMMEAVHVASAIRGGSSLVHGVQMMNKTKDLSM, from the coding sequence ATGAGTGATACCTATTACAATCCTAAGGATTTAAAAAAGTTTGAAGACGTTGGAGAATTTGGTCCCGAACTGGCCGAGAAATTCTTCGATTACTATGGGGCTGTATTCGAAGAAGGAGCCCTGAGTGCCCGGGAAAAAGCATTAATTGCATTGGCCGTATCGCATACGGTGCAGTGTCCGTATTGCATTGATGCCTATACTTCAGAAAGTCTTGAAAAGGGGGCCAGCGAAGAACAAATGATGGAGGCCGTACATGTAGCTTCTGCTATCCGCGGCGGCTCCTCTCTCGTGCACGGAGTACAGATGATGAACAAAACAAAAGATCTGAGCATGTAA
- a CDS encoding dihydrolipoyl dehydrogenase family protein: protein MVYEYDLIVIGGGAAGLTAAGMGANFGAKTLMIEADKLGGDCTWHGCIPSKTLLHVSKVSQTLTEAEKYGFQSGGVIDFSTVMEHIRNTRQEVYEEADDPEIYRNMGVEVKFGRASFVDSHSVIIKTQKGEEEISARYIIIATGSKPMVPPIPGLDDISYLTNETIFELEEQPESLGIIGAGPIGIEMAQAFQRLGTQVTVFDRLSRILSKDDKELAEMLQERLEKEDIDFKLSASVNRLSEIPCGNIKVETEINGKSSTWEGSEILVATGRTANYERLQLENAGIHYQKNGITVDDRCRTNKKHIYAVGDVTGRYQFTHMSEHMAKVAATNALLKIPMKIDENHVPWSTFTDPELAHVGATEKELQENGTSYKTYRFPYDKIDRAITEGATEGLIKIFAKKMTGKILGATIYGKQAGDLIGEYALAMRNGVTLRNMADTIYPYPTYGLGARRAADQWYIQSQSTWMVKLIKWLFGYRGTVPDLSDEDRII from the coding sequence ATGGTATATGAGTATGATCTTATTGTTATAGGGGGAGGCGCTGCGGGGCTTACCGCAGCAGGTATGGGTGCAAACTTTGGAGCTAAAACATTAATGATCGAAGCAGATAAGCTGGGAGGAGATTGTACCTGGCATGGCTGTATTCCCAGTAAGACACTGCTCCATGTCTCAAAAGTATCCCAAACACTAACTGAGGCAGAAAAATATGGATTTCAGTCAGGCGGGGTGATTGACTTTTCAACTGTAATGGAACATATCCGAAATACACGTCAGGAGGTTTATGAAGAAGCGGACGATCCTGAAATATACCGGAATATGGGTGTGGAGGTTAAATTCGGTCGCGCATCTTTTGTAGACAGCCATTCCGTGATTATTAAAACCCAAAAAGGAGAGGAGGAAATATCGGCACGCTATATTATTATTGCGACCGGGAGCAAACCGATGGTACCCCCCATCCCGGGACTTGATGATATTTCATACCTTACCAATGAAACCATTTTTGAACTCGAAGAACAGCCTGAAAGCCTGGGTATTATTGGGGCAGGACCTATTGGCATTGAGATGGCGCAGGCGTTTCAACGTCTGGGCACGCAGGTTACGGTCTTCGATCGCTTGTCTCGTATTCTCTCTAAAGATGATAAGGAATTGGCTGAAATGCTTCAGGAACGGTTGGAAAAAGAAGACATTGATTTTAAGCTTTCCGCGAGTGTAAATAGGCTATCTGAAATTCCGTGCGGAAATATTAAAGTTGAAACAGAAATTAATGGAAAATCTTCAACTTGGGAGGGGAGCGAAATACTTGTTGCTACCGGACGTACTGCCAACTATGAGAGGCTGCAACTAGAAAATGCGGGAATTCATTATCAAAAAAACGGCATCACTGTTGACGACCGGTGTCGGACGAATAAAAAGCATATCTATGCAGTGGGGGATGTCACTGGGCGATATCAGTTTACCCACATGTCGGAGCATATGGCCAAAGTAGCAGCTACCAACGCCCTGCTAAAAATACCAATGAAAATTGATGAAAATCATGTGCCGTGGAGTACCTTTACCGATCCCGAACTGGCGCATGTAGGAGCAACAGAAAAAGAACTTCAGGAAAATGGCACTTCCTACAAAACGTATCGTTTTCCCTATGATAAAATAGATCGCGCCATTACCGAGGGGGCGACAGAGGGATTAATAAAGATCTTTGCAAAAAAGATGACCGGGAAAATATTGGGTGCTACGATTTATGGAAAGCAAGCCGGTGACCTGATCGGAGAGTATGCCCTGGCCATGCGCAATGGGGTTACACTTAGGAATATGGCGGATACTATTTATCCATATCCCACATACGGGCTTGGAGCCCGGCGCGCAGCCGACCAGTGGTACATCCAAAGCCAGTCCACCTGGATGGTGAAGCTGATCAAGTGGTTGTTTGGCTATAGAGGAACCGTGCCGGACTTAAGTGATGAGGACCGAATTATTTAG
- a CDS encoding GntP family permease — protein MQGYLLIGLLIAAILFIVYSTAKVKLHPFLALLLACFGVGLLSGLPADETITAITEGFGGTLGSIGIVIAAGTIIGSLLEKSGGTIVIANLIIGWLGKARSALAMSITGAIVSIPVYCDSGFVILSSLNRSLASKTKQSLALYAVALSMGLYATHVFVPPTPGPIAAAGTLNADIGTVILLGITVTIPVIFVTYLFAFTMGNRIYIDPDDMPTADKENMSSFHKTVDDANLPGTTAALLPILIPMLLIAFGSIADLPAEPFGDGWITAAILFLGDPNTALIIGVLLAFGTVPKRGPEVYGDWVGKGLKSAGVIILITGAGGAFGNVLRATDIGSFLGESLAAWNLGILLPFIIAAALKTAQGSSTVSIITTASIIVPMLPAIGLAEGLAPALVTLAIGAGAMTVSHANDSYFWVVSQFSGMDVTQAYRLQTLGSAVAGVTGITVVFILSLFLL, from the coding sequence GTGCAAGGGTATCTGTTAATAGGACTGCTGATTGCCGCCATCCTGTTTATCGTTTACAGTACTGCTAAGGTAAAGCTGCATCCATTTCTGGCTCTGCTGCTGGCCTGTTTTGGGGTTGGACTTCTTTCAGGCCTGCCTGCGGATGAAACCATAACCGCGATTACCGAGGGCTTTGGAGGTACGCTCGGCTCTATCGGCATTGTGATTGCAGCCGGAACTATTATTGGCTCGCTGTTGGAGAAAAGCGGGGGGACCATCGTTATTGCGAATCTCATTATCGGCTGGCTTGGGAAAGCGCGCTCGGCACTGGCCATGAGTATTACCGGGGCTATCGTCTCGATACCGGTCTACTGCGACTCTGGATTTGTCATTCTTTCCTCACTGAACCGCTCTCTGGCTTCCAAAACCAAGCAGTCACTGGCGCTTTATGCCGTGGCCCTGAGTATGGGGCTTTATGCCACGCACGTCTTCGTTCCTCCCACGCCTGGTCCCATTGCCGCTGCGGGTACGCTTAATGCCGATATTGGGACCGTCATCCTACTGGGAATCACCGTCACTATTCCCGTTATCTTCGTGACCTACCTCTTTGCCTTTACCATGGGAAACCGTATTTATATCGATCCCGATGACATGCCTACGGCAGATAAGGAAAATATGAGTTCTTTCCACAAAACTGTCGACGATGCCAATCTACCCGGCACTACAGCTGCGCTGCTACCCATATTAATTCCAATGTTGCTGATCGCCTTCGGTTCTATTGCCGATCTGCCAGCCGAACCTTTTGGTGATGGATGGATAACTGCAGCCATTCTCTTTCTGGGAGATCCCAATACAGCACTTATCATTGGGGTACTTTTGGCTTTTGGAACCGTTCCCAAACGGGGACCCGAAGTTTACGGCGACTGGGTCGGAAAAGGCCTCAAAAGTGCGGGCGTAATCATTTTGATTACGGGGGCTGGCGGAGCATTCGGCAATGTATTGCGGGCTACTGATATCGGCAGTTTTTTAGGAGAAAGCCTGGCGGCGTGGAACCTTGGCATACTCCTTCCCTTTATTATCGCCGCTGCCCTCAAAACAGCACAGGGTTCTTCGACGGTGTCCATTATTACTACAGCCTCTATCATTGTGCCCATGCTTCCCGCTATCGGACTGGCAGAGGGACTGGCCCCAGCCCTCGTTACCCTCGCTATTGGTGCGGGTGCAATGACGGTTTCACACGCCAACGACAGTTATTTCTGGGTGGTCAGCCAATTTTCGGGAATGGATGTCACCCAGGCATACCGGCTTCAGACATTGGGATCGGCCGTGGCTGGGGTAACAGGTATCACAGTGGTATTTATCCTGAGTCTGTTCCTGCTATGA
- a CDS encoding nucleotide excision repair endonuclease → MKTDSLFEAQNPLEERLGKSFFDELPKTSGVYKMYGCKKSLLYVGKAKNLRSRLFTYRRVNNDNSSRKVRRLVRLVRQIALEELPSEEKALLRENELIRRHRPPFNRAKKTPETYYYVSAVPKNKVVTFQLRMHLPEEHTEYTYGAFKGHGRVRRAMGALLRQLYITTHGLNTPFDLPGQLSQKFTPMYFQLELNRDKQLLVRDYLQGLSDELLYVVIDDHIQNNRLEEFIGKLILKDMEALRWFYGGCTHRNFEIREKLNLDDELIPQEKLDDYLVRLAFME, encoded by the coding sequence ATGAAAACTGATTCTCTTTTTGAGGCACAAAATCCGCTGGAAGAGCGGCTTGGGAAAAGTTTTTTCGATGAGCTGCCCAAAACTTCGGGCGTGTATAAGATGTACGGCTGTAAGAAATCCCTGCTGTATGTGGGAAAAGCCAAGAATTTACGAAGCCGGCTGTTTACCTATCGGCGCGTAAATAACGATAATAGCTCCCGGAAAGTGCGAAGGCTGGTCCGGCTGGTCCGGCAGATCGCCCTGGAAGAACTGCCGTCGGAAGAAAAGGCCTTGCTGCGGGAAAATGAGCTGATCCGCAGGCATCGCCCGCCATTTAACCGGGCCAAGAAGACCCCGGAAACCTACTATTATGTTTCTGCTGTTCCCAAGAATAAAGTCGTGACGTTTCAACTTCGTATGCATCTTCCGGAAGAACATACCGAGTACACATATGGAGCTTTTAAGGGTCACGGACGGGTTAGGCGGGCTATGGGAGCACTGTTGCGGCAGCTCTATATCACCACACATGGTCTTAATACTCCTTTTGATCTGCCCGGACAGCTAAGCCAAAAGTTTACGCCCATGTATTTTCAATTAGAACTAAACCGTGATAAGCAGCTGCTAGTGCGTGATTATCTTCAGGGCCTTTCTGATGAGCTGCTGTATGTTGTTATAGATGATCATATCCAAAACAATCGGCTGGAAGAATTTATCGGAAAGCTTATTCTGAAAGATATGGAAGCCCTACGTTGGTTTTATGGGGGATGTACCCATCGCAATTTTGAAATCCGCGAAAAGTTGAATCTGGATGACGAACTAATCCCCCAGGAAAAGCTAGACGATTATTTGGTACGGCTGGCTTTTATGGAATAG